Below is a genomic region from Paenibacillus rhizovicinus.
GACCGCTATGGTGTAGTGCGATTCAATAACATCAACACGCTGACAAGCTTTTCATACAACATCCGCACTTACGATGCTAATGGCCTTGAGTACCGTTCCCGCAACATCCCCGCTGGCGTCCAAACTTATGCCATCATTGGCTAGCAGACAGCGTATCCCTCATTTATGACAGCAGCAGCACGGCTCTATGGGAGAGCTTGTGCTGCTGCTCTTTTTCTTGTAGCCATACCCCCACAAGCTGTAAATTAGCTTACGCACATTCCGGCACTAGAGACTGTGGGCTTTTTCCTTTGCTTGAGGGTACACCATCGTTCCGTGTCTGACCAAGCTCGTTTTTAGTCTGTTTTTAATACGCTAAAGTCAAGTCGGGATTCGGTGTATTTTCCTGCAGCTCTGACCATATCTTGGAATTAGGTCGATACATGCAACTTACCTTTCTGGAGGAGGAAGTGATATTCTTGGCGGGACCAATTATGTATTCCACCGGCATCATTGACAATCGCGCCCCTAACCCCGGTACCGGCAGACCCGTGACAAATCTGGTCATCCGGGTAGAAAATAACGAAACGGTTGCCGCGTCTGCTGAAGGGGTACCCATTATCTTGATTGAAGTGTTTAACGAAACGCCGTCCGGCGGCGGATTCGGAAACCAAAGCACCTATTCGCTGAACCAATTTTCGTTGGGGGACGTGAACCAATCTGCTTCCACATTTACGCTCGACAACGTGTTTGCCAACCTAGACAACTTCGGCGTCCGGTATACGCTAACTTCAACAGGTTCGTTCATCATATCCATACCGACCGTAACGGTAACAGGCAAGAATGAGAATGGAACGATCATCGCCACCTATCCTTTATCTGCCGTCACTTAAATGGTTGACCCATTATTGGAAAGGAGTTGATTTCATGGCGGGACCCGTCATCGTATCGACAGGGTTGATTGAGAATCGTGCTCCTTCGGCCCAGAGCGGAAGACCGGTAACATCGCTTGTCATTAAGGTCGAGAACAATGCGGTAACCTCACTGACAGATGAAGGCACGCCCATTGTTCTGCTGGAAGCCTTCACTGCAACGCCAGCAGGTGCCGGATTCGGAACTCAGGTTCCGTACGTTCTCTACCAAGTCTCGTTGAACGATGTGAATCAGCCTGGTTCTACCTTCACGCTTGATAATGTGTTCGCCGATCTGGATACGTTCGGAGTAAGATGTACCATTACGACTACCGGTTCAACCATTACCTTCCTGCCGACCGTAACCGTCTTCGGCAAGAATACCCATAATAGCATTGTAGCCTCATATGTCCTGAGCCAAGTGAGCACCACCCCGTGCGGATTGCCCTCTTGCGTGTGGGAGGAAGATCCAAACAACCCGATTTATATTCCGCCAACGCCAACGGACGCTTATTATCAGACGGTTCGTTATGATGCCCAAGGATTCGCTCCGAACGGCCCCTTTTCTTTTTACAAAATGTGGTACGACTACCGAAGCGCCGGCGGAATCGCTTATGCTACTTCATCTGACGGTCTTGGCTGGACCTTTCAGTCCAACGTTACAGGTCTCGTCAGCACGGCGCGGCACTCCCGCATATTATACGACCCCGCGGGTTTCGGTATCGGTCAGCCCTACCGAATCTGGTATTGGGATTCCGCTTTCACTAACTTCAGTTCCTGCACTTCGCCGCCGAATGTCTGCATGATTCGAACCGCCAATTCGACGGACGGCATCAACTGGACATCGGACAGAGCCATTGTTCAGGATGTTGCGAATCCTCTGTTCGCCGTGCCAACACCTCCCGGATCAGTCACTTACAATGCAGGAAGTTTTGGTCCTGCTGACATGCTGTATTTCCCGGAAAACCCTGCAACGCTGAATATAGCCAATCCGATGAATAACCGTTATGTTCTTTACTATAGCATCGTGACGCGAAATGATCCGAGCGGGATCCAATTCGAACAGCTTGCGCTTGCTGTCTCTACGGACGGCATCAATTGGAGCAAAGCGGGACCTGCTGTCATTCTCCCTCACGGTACATCCAACGACTGGGACTACTATTACGCAACCGTAGGCGCCGTCGTTCTGAAAGTATCGGATAATTTGTATAAAATGTGGTACAGCGGCGGATTAAATCAGTCTTATGAAGGTATTGGCTGCGCCACGTCGACGGACGGCCTTAACTGGGTGAAGTATTCAACCAATCCAGTCTTCGATGTAACCAACGGAACGGCTTGGCGCAACATGCGGTCCTATAATCCGTGGGTCTTGTTTGACTCCGCGCGATTCAACGGACATGGCGATGCGGTTTGCTATAAATTTTGGATGACAGGATCGCCGAAGCCTTCGGATAAAAAAAGCATCGGTTACGCCATCAATTTACTTGGAGGCTGAACCCCACCTGCACAAAAACGCTTCGGGCTTAGACTGAGCTGATATGATCCCCTTCAAGTAGGCACTCATAAAAAACCTTTATGGTATCATGGAGGTTTGAGTTCCACATGGAGGGGTATGTTCATGGCTGGATCGAAGCATCCTTCACTTCAACGGACAGCAGCTTGCCGTCTGTCTTGGATTCCTTATACGTTATGTCGTACAGGCCGTGCGGGAACGACATGGCAAATCGGTAAACGCTGATTTTGTCGTCGCTTTGGTCCGCCAGTTCCTGCACTTCGTAGCCTGACTGAATGCCTGCCCGCGTCAGCAGCGTAAGTGTCTCCTGCAAGCCAGCCCCTTCATACTTGATTGATTGGCCACGTAATGTCGGCCCGTAGCCGCGAAAATCCCCGAAGCGACAAGGATTGGCACCAGCAGGCTGCCGCATCCGAACAAAGGAAGTTTTTTGGCATTCCAATCCCATCCTTTCAGCCCTCCGAGATACATTCCCCTTACAAAGCTCTGTAAGGTCAGTAAGGCTGCCGAAACAACGAAACCTCCAATGCCCCACGACTGCCCTCCCTGCTTATGGTACGTGTACGGCACTTTCAAGTCCGCAAGAGACGGCATCTCGCATCGACTGTCGTC
It encodes:
- a CDS encoding glycoside hydrolase family protein; translated protein: MERSSPPILYLPSLKWLTHYWKGVDFMAGPVIVSTGLIENRAPSAQSGRPVTSLVIKVENNAVTSLTDEGTPIVLLEAFTATPAGAGFGTQVPYVLYQVSLNDVNQPGSTFTLDNVFADLDTFGVRCTITTTGSTITFLPTVTVFGKNTHNSIVASYVLSQVSTTPCGLPSCVWEEDPNNPIYIPPTPTDAYYQTVRYDAQGFAPNGPFSFYKMWYDYRSAGGIAYATSSDGLGWTFQSNVTGLVSTARHSRILYDPAGFGIGQPYRIWYWDSAFTNFSSCTSPPNVCMIRTANSTDGINWTSDRAIVQDVANPLFAVPTPPGSVTYNAGSFGPADMLYFPENPATLNIANPMNNRYVLYYSIVTRNDPSGIQFEQLALAVSTDGINWSKAGPAVILPHGTSNDWDYYYATVGAVVLKVSDNLYKMWYSGGLNQSYEGIGCATSTDGLNWVKYSTNPVFDVTNGTAWRNMRSYNPWVLFDSARFNGHGDAVCYKFWMTGSPKPSDKKSIGYAINLLGG